The Bacillota bacterium genomic interval GGAACAGCGTCGTGGGCGTCAACTGGGGCAGGGTGATGCGCCAGAAGATCTGCCACCTCGAGGCGCCGTCGATGCTAGCGGCCTCCTCGTACTCTCTCGGAACCGACGCCAGCGCCGCCAGGTACACCACCATGTCGAAGCCCGCCGTCTTCCAGATGCTCGCCAGGATGATAGACGGCATGGCGAGCCCCGGCTCGGCCAGCCACAGCACCGGCCCGATCCCGAAGAAGCCCAGCACCACGTTGATGAGTCCGTCGGGCTGATAAATCCATTTCCACACCGTGGCGGCCACGACCCACGACGTCACGTACGGCAGGAAGTAGACGGCCCGGGCCAGGTTACGCCCGGCAAAGTGGCGGTGGAGCAGCAGCGCCAGAGCGAGGCCCAGCGCCACCCGCCCGGGAACGGACAGGGTGAAGAGGGCCACGTTGTGCAGCGACGTGAGGAAGACGTCGTCGGAGAGCGCTCGGGCGTAGTTGCTGAGACTAACGAAGCGCTCGGCGCCGTTCACGAGGCTCCACTTGAAGAAGCTCATGTAGAGGGACGAGACGGCCGGGTAGGCCACAAACGTGGCAAAGACGGCCA includes:
- a CDS encoding sugar ABC transporter permease, coding for MAAVGSRRRQALVGWAFILPVLAVFATFVAYPAVSSLYMSFFKWSLVNGAERFVSLSNYARALSDDVFLTSLHNVALFTLSVPGRVALGLALALLLHRHFAGRNLARAVYFLPYVTSWVVAATVWKWIYQPDGLINVVLGFFGIGPVLWLAEPGLAMPSIILASIWKTAGFDMVVYLAALASVPREYEEAASIDGASRWQIFWRITLPQLTPTTLFLMVVGFIAALQLFAQPYIMTAGGPGRATVAPVMYIYEHAFKYYDFGYAAAMGYVLFLIILALTLLQFRLFGRE